The following proteins come from a genomic window of Candidatus Bipolaricaulis sibiricus:
- a CDS encoding ABC-type antimicrobial peptide transport system, ATPase component, with translation MRIELHRVSKAYGSGPGRFWALRDVSLSVDGGTHLAIVGPSGSGKSTLLHLLGCLDIPTEGEVLLDGVSRASLSDREVSLVRRTQMGFVFQQYYLNEAMTALQNVLLPLELGRVASRREKALAALEWVGLGHKRDALPSEMSGGEQQRVAIARAVANAPQLVLADEPTGNLDSDSGMKVLEVLHALHRDRGTGLVIVTHDERVAARMSVVHRVRDGRLE, from the coding sequence ATGAGGATCGAGCTCCACCGGGTGTCGAAGGCCTACGGATCCGGGCCCGGCCGGTTCTGGGCCCTCCGGGACGTGAGCCTGTCCGTGGACGGAGGAACCCACCTCGCGATCGTCGGCCCGTCGGGGTCCGGCAAGTCCACCCTCCTCCACCTCCTGGGGTGCCTCGACATCCCCACCGAGGGCGAGGTCCTCCTCGACGGCGTGTCCCGGGCCAGCCTGAGCGACCGCGAGGTGAGCCTCGTCCGTCGAACCCAGATGGGGTTCGTGTTCCAGCAGTACTACCTCAACGAGGCGATGACGGCGCTCCAGAATGTGCTCCTTCCCCTTGAACTCGGTCGCGTGGCCAGCCGGCGCGAGAAGGCGCTCGCCGCGCTGGAGTGGGTGGGACTCGGGCACAAACGGGACGCCCTGCCGAGCGAGATGTCCGGTGGTGAGCAGCAGCGCGTGGCGATCGCCCGCGCTGTGGCAAACGCTCCCCAGCTCGTGCTCGCCGACGAGCCAACGGGAAACCTTGACTCCGATAGCGGCATGAAGGTCCTGGAGGTGCTGCACGCTCTCCACCGCGATCGAGGCACCGGGCTCGTCATCGTGACCCACGACGAACGGGTGGCAGCCCGGATGAGCGTGGTACACCGCGTCCGCGATGGGAGGCTAGAATGA